In Myxococcus stipitatus, a single window of DNA contains:
- a CDS encoding MDR family MFS transporter: MAPSAASSEAVTAAFPAFTRSQKVFTMLGALLGLLLAALDQTIVATAGPSIQADLGIPPSLYPWLTTSYLVASTMTVPVWGKLSDVLGRRAVLAAGISIFLAGSFLCGVSRSTVTLILFRAVQGLGSAALFTGSLAVVADLFPPRERGKYQGLFGAVFGLSSVVGPLAGGFITDRLGWHWVFFINLPVGAVALALVLLRMPKLRPSGVERGRLDWPGALALALAVVPLLLGLSLGRTGEQARDGFGWTWGSWPILGMFALAALGTALFFHAERRAEEPLLDLRLFRQRTFSVANLAVFIIGAVFLSGVVFLPLFMVNVVGLSATHSGLTLTPLTLGVVTGNVVSGQLVSRLGHYKPLMLGAQVLLMVGFAVMGFTLTTHSTQAEVTVKMVLVGLGLGPSIPLYTLAIQNAVPPQRIGVATSAATFFRQLGMTLGVALLGTVFSTTLGHQMRTRLAQATQGLPPTLMRELTSAAQGTGGEGEHARAAFHADDLKARVRREFAAERQRSGDTASVDARERQALEAVDRTGEAVKVSFTRAVENVYRCAILIALLALLVTLRMPEQRLRRTMGREPSAGD, from the coding sequence ATGGCCCCGTCCGCCGCGTCCTCCGAAGCCGTGACCGCCGCCTTCCCCGCGTTCACCCGCTCGCAGAAGGTGTTCACGATGCTGGGGGCGCTGCTGGGGCTGCTGCTCGCGGCGCTGGACCAGACCATCGTCGCCACGGCGGGCCCGTCCATCCAGGCGGACCTGGGCATCCCGCCGTCGCTCTATCCGTGGCTCACCACGTCGTATCTGGTCGCCTCGACGATGACGGTGCCGGTGTGGGGGAAGCTGTCGGACGTGCTGGGCCGTCGCGCGGTGTTGGCCGCGGGCATCTCGATATTCCTCGCGGGCAGCTTCCTGTGCGGCGTGTCGCGCTCGACGGTGACGCTCATCCTCTTCCGCGCGGTGCAGGGGCTGGGCAGCGCGGCGCTGTTCACCGGCTCGCTCGCGGTGGTGGCGGACCTGTTCCCTCCGCGAGAGCGCGGCAAGTACCAGGGGCTGTTCGGCGCGGTGTTCGGCCTGTCGAGCGTGGTGGGGCCGCTGGCGGGGGGCTTCATCACGGACCGGCTGGGCTGGCACTGGGTGTTCTTCATCAACCTGCCGGTGGGCGCGGTGGCGTTGGCGCTGGTGCTGCTGCGCATGCCGAAGCTGCGACCGTCGGGCGTGGAGCGCGGGAGGCTCGACTGGCCGGGCGCGCTGGCGCTGGCGCTCGCGGTGGTGCCCCTGTTGTTGGGGCTCAGCCTGGGGCGCACGGGGGAGCAGGCGCGGGATGGCTTCGGCTGGACCTGGGGCTCGTGGCCGATACTCGGGATGTTCGCGCTCGCGGCGCTGGGCACGGCGCTGTTCTTCCACGCAGAGCGGCGCGCGGAGGAGCCGCTGCTGGATTTGCGGCTGTTCCGTCAGCGGACGTTCAGCGTGGCGAACCTGGCGGTGTTCATCATCGGCGCGGTGTTCCTGTCCGGCGTGGTGTTCCTGCCGTTGTTCATGGTGAACGTGGTGGGGCTGTCGGCCACGCACTCCGGGCTGACGCTGACGCCGCTGACGCTGGGCGTGGTGACGGGCAACGTGGTGAGCGGACAGCTCGTGTCGAGGCTGGGGCACTACAAGCCGTTGATGTTGGGCGCGCAGGTGCTGTTGATGGTGGGCTTCGCGGTGATGGGCTTCACGCTGACGACGCACTCCACGCAGGCGGAAGTGACGGTGAAGATGGTGCTGGTGGGGTTGGGGTTGGGGCCGTCGATTCCGCTCTACACGCTGGCCATCCAGAACGCGGTGCCACCCCAACGGATTGGCGTGGCCACGTCCGCGGCGACGTTCTTCCGCCAGCTGGGGATGACGCTCGGCGTGGCGCTGCTGGGGACGGTGTTCTCGACGACGCTCGGGCACCAGATGCGCACGCGCCTGGCGCAGGCCACGCAGGGGCTGCCCCCGACGCTGATGCGCGAGCTGACCTCCGCCGCGCAGGGCACGGGAGGCGAGGGGGAACACGCGCGGGCCGCGTTCCACGCGGACGACCTGAAGGCCCGCGTGCGCCGGGAGTTCGCGGCGGAGCGACAGCGCTCGGGAGACACGGCGAGCGTCGACGCGAGGGAACGTCAGGCCCTGGAGGCCGTGGACCGGACGGGCGAGGCGGTGAAGGTGTCCTTCACGCGGGCCGTGGAGAACGTGTACCGCTGCGCCATCCTCATCGCCCTGCTCGCGCTCCTCGTGACGCTGCGGATGCCAGAGCAGCGCCTGCGCAGGACGATGGGACGGGAGCCGTCCGCGGGAGACTAG
- a CDS encoding TetR/AcrR family transcriptional regulator, with product MSDREKLEARLIWERPEPASRPAPEPLSREQIVRAAIALADADGLAAVSLRKVGASLDAGPMRLYGYLSSKEELLELMVDAVYGEMASEGPLTGDWRQALRAMAHRTRRAANRHPWFIDLLGGRPHLGPHALAHVEASFAALNGTPGFEHIDRIMLAVGTVDAYVLGALRNETSKLESGMNQGQWEDASGAYIQRMIATGRFPMLGRVVRDATHPSPDAVFEQGLDCVLDGIAARLGR from the coding sequence ATGAGCGACCGAGAGAAGCTGGAGGCCCGACTCATCTGGGAGCGCCCGGAGCCGGCCAGCCGCCCCGCGCCGGAGCCGTTGAGCCGGGAGCAGATCGTCCGCGCGGCCATCGCGCTCGCGGACGCGGACGGGCTCGCGGCGGTGTCGCTGCGCAAGGTCGGCGCCTCGTTGGACGCGGGCCCCATGCGGCTCTACGGCTACCTGTCCAGCAAGGAGGAGCTGCTGGAGCTGATGGTGGACGCGGTGTACGGCGAGATGGCGTCCGAGGGGCCGCTCACCGGGGACTGGCGTCAGGCCCTGCGCGCCATGGCCCACCGCACGCGCCGCGCGGCGAACCGGCATCCCTGGTTCATCGACCTGCTGGGCGGCCGTCCCCACCTGGGGCCCCATGCGCTCGCGCACGTGGAGGCGTCGTTCGCGGCGCTGAACGGCACGCCGGGCTTCGAGCACATCGACCGCATCATGCTCGCCGTCGGCACCGTCGACGCGTACGTGCTGGGCGCCCTGCGCAACGAGACCAGCAAGCTCGAGAGCGGCATGAACCAGGGCCAGTGGGAGGACGCGTCCGGGGCCTACATCCAGCGGATGATCGCCACCGGCCGCTTCCCCATGCTCGGCCGCGTGGTCCGCGACGCCACCCATCCCTCGCCCGACGCCGTGTTCGAGCAGGGCCTGGACTGCGTGCTCGACGGCATCGCGGCGCGCCTGGGGCGCTGA
- a CDS encoding FAD-dependent monooxygenase: MSAESRSVLVVGGGLVGLSAALFLAWRRVPVVVVERHPGSSPHPRAIGYTPRTMELLRAVGLGARVPPTPEDFQLRRVRVESLAGAWFEESHWTPPRQEAAPRDDSPCRGAAVAQDRLEPILREGAVALGADIRLRTELVRFEQDADGVTAWLRGPEGEESRVRAAFMVAADGHRSRVREALGIGRSGRGHLRTVRSVLFRAPLEEYLRSGVTQFEVRQPGFEAFLTTYGDGRWVLIFSDDTERDEGTLLALVRRAIGRVDVPVELITTGRWEMSALIADRFSAGRVFLAGDAAHTLPPSRGGYGANTGIDDAHNLAWKLASVLEGASSLGLLETYDAERRPIAWLRHDQIFARADYKADAAGTAKGVDIIDDEAMEFGQLYRSTAVLGADASLPPARRPEQWAGQPGTRLPHAWVSVKGERVSTLDVLQRGWVLLADEEAWGVAAEAVTRASGVAVECLRIGAHVRPEDTGVFRATLGLEAGGALLVRPDGYIAWRSVGLPAEPERALTRALAQVSSATWRSGA, encoded by the coding sequence ATGTCAGCGGAATCCAGGTCGGTTCTTGTAGTGGGAGGTGGGTTGGTGGGGTTGTCGGCGGCGCTCTTCCTGGCATGGAGGCGGGTGCCGGTGGTGGTGGTGGAGCGGCATCCGGGCAGCTCGCCGCATCCCCGGGCGATTGGGTACACGCCCCGGACGATGGAGCTGTTGCGGGCGGTGGGGTTGGGGGCGCGGGTGCCGCCGACGCCGGAGGACTTCCAGCTGCGCCGGGTCCGGGTGGAGAGCCTGGCGGGGGCGTGGTTCGAGGAGAGCCACTGGACGCCGCCGAGGCAGGAGGCGGCGCCGCGTGACGACTCGCCGTGCCGGGGTGCGGCGGTGGCGCAGGACCGGTTGGAGCCCATCCTCCGGGAGGGCGCGGTCGCGCTGGGGGCGGACATCCGGCTGCGGACGGAGTTGGTGCGCTTCGAGCAGGACGCGGACGGGGTGACGGCGTGGCTGCGAGGCCCCGAGGGCGAGGAGTCCCGGGTGCGCGCGGCCTTCATGGTGGCGGCGGATGGGCATCGCAGCCGCGTGCGCGAGGCGCTGGGCATCGGGCGGAGTGGGCGGGGCCACCTGCGCACGGTGCGCAGCGTCCTGTTCCGGGCGCCGCTCGAGGAGTACCTGCGCTCGGGGGTGACGCAGTTCGAGGTGCGTCAGCCGGGGTTCGAGGCGTTCCTGACGACGTATGGCGATGGGCGGTGGGTGCTCATCTTCTCGGACGACACCGAGCGCGACGAGGGGACGCTGCTCGCGCTGGTGCGGCGGGCCATCGGGAGGGTGGATGTGCCGGTCGAGCTCATCACCACGGGGCGCTGGGAGATGAGCGCGCTCATCGCGGACCGGTTCTCGGCGGGGCGCGTGTTCCTGGCGGGGGACGCCGCGCACACGCTGCCTCCCAGTCGGGGTGGGTACGGGGCGAACACGGGCATCGACGACGCGCACAACCTCGCGTGGAAGCTGGCCTCGGTCCTGGAGGGCGCGTCGTCGCTCGGGTTGCTGGAGACGTACGATGCGGAGCGGCGTCCCATCGCGTGGTTGCGGCACGACCAGATCTTCGCGCGCGCGGACTACAAGGCGGACGCGGCGGGGACGGCGAAGGGGGTCGACATCATCGACGACGAGGCGATGGAGTTCGGCCAGCTCTACCGCTCCACGGCGGTGCTCGGCGCGGACGCGTCGTTGCCACCCGCGCGGCGGCCCGAGCAGTGGGCGGGCCAACCGGGCACGCGCTTGCCACATGCGTGGGTATCGGTGAAGGGCGAGCGGGTCTCCACGCTGGATGTGCTCCAGCGCGGCTGGGTGCTCCTCGCCGATGAGGAGGCGTGGGGCGTCGCCGCGGAGGCGGTCACCCGGGCGTCCGGCGTGGCCGTGGAGTGCCTGCGCATCGGCGCCCACGTGAGGCCGGAGGACACGGGCGTGTTCAGGGCCACGCTGGGGCTGGAGGCGGGAGGCGCGCTGCTGGTGCGGCCAGATGGGTACATCGCCTGGCGCTCGGTCGGGCTGCCGGCGGAACCGGAGCGCGCGCTCACCCGCGCGCTCGCGCAGGTGTCGTCCGCCACGTGGCGCTCGGGGGCGTAG
- a CDS encoding amidohydrolase family protein, translated as MIGGGFVIDAVTHAYNLHPSNYRAGRYAESLAQLIFGLHSGLSGDTHRVVQAERFLKNWSVDELAHILFVESDVDLAVHHVLPLQTLYTDGLCSYEKTLDIKKRYPDRFLVYAGVDPLRGTAALEDLERQVEELKPVGLKLYPAAWLGDSFRHTGWRMDDPSIAFPLFERARKLGIKNIAVHKGLPMGAVPLEPYKVDDIGGAADAFPDLNFEIVHGGMAFLDETGMQLSLFPNVYVNLEVTGALLVKRERWFAESLAALLKWAGPAKIMWGSGTVFSHPQPAIHKFWHDFELPEELVKVAGMQVTPEVKRMILCDNYARYAGIDVEKAKARIANDAFSKKKARGGVTPYSYQPEAR; from the coding sequence GTGATTGGCGGCGGATTCGTCATTGATGCGGTGACACACGCGTACAACCTGCACCCGTCCAACTATCGCGCCGGGAGGTACGCCGAGTCCCTGGCGCAGCTCATCTTCGGGCTGCATTCGGGGCTGTCCGGCGACACGCACCGCGTGGTCCAGGCCGAGCGCTTCCTGAAGAACTGGTCCGTGGACGAGCTGGCGCACATCCTCTTCGTGGAGAGCGACGTGGACCTCGCGGTCCACCACGTGCTGCCGTTGCAGACGCTCTACACGGACGGGCTGTGCTCGTACGAGAAGACGCTCGACATCAAGAAGCGCTACCCGGACCGGTTCCTCGTCTACGCGGGCGTGGACCCGCTGCGGGGCACGGCGGCGCTGGAGGACCTGGAGCGGCAGGTGGAGGAGCTGAAGCCGGTGGGGCTGAAGCTCTACCCGGCGGCGTGGCTGGGGGACTCGTTCCGGCACACGGGCTGGCGGATGGACGACCCGAGCATCGCGTTCCCGCTGTTCGAGCGGGCGCGGAAGCTGGGCATCAAGAACATCGCGGTGCACAAGGGCCTGCCCATGGGGGCGGTGCCGTTGGAGCCGTACAAGGTCGACGACATCGGCGGGGCGGCGGATGCGTTCCCGGACCTGAACTTCGAAATCGTCCACGGCGGCATGGCCTTCCTGGACGAGACGGGGATGCAGCTGTCGCTGTTCCCGAACGTGTACGTGAACCTGGAGGTGACGGGAGCGCTGCTGGTGAAGCGCGAGCGTTGGTTCGCGGAGTCGCTGGCCGCGCTGCTCAAGTGGGCGGGCCCGGCGAAGATCATGTGGGGTTCGGGCACGGTGTTCAGCCACCCGCAGCCGGCCATCCACAAGTTCTGGCACGACTTCGAGCTACCGGAGGAGCTGGTGAAGGTGGCGGGGATGCAGGTGACGCCGGAGGTGAAGCGGATGATCCTCTGCGACAACTACGCGCGCTACGCCGGCATCGACGTCGAGAAGGCGAAAGCCCGCATCGCCAACGACGCGTTCTCGAAGAAGAAGGCGCGGGGAGGAGTCACGCCCTACAGCTACCAGCCGGAGGCGCGGTGA
- a CDS encoding M20/M25/M40 family metallo-hydrolase, whose protein sequence is MSVSAFVFSSSLALKLLSAAAPAPAKAAPAAKAAAVPLSVSEKLVGPALTEGHAYARLAELTDGIGPRLSGSEGAAAAVQWALRSFQADGVKAWTEPVKVPHWVRGEERGEVLASDKTRGHPLFLMALGGSPPTAPEGLTAEVVEVTSLEALAALGDSVKGKVVFFNHAMAVAADYGRFAGLRGRGPAQAAKQGAAGALVRSLATASLRTPHTGSTRFEDGAPSIPAASVTTEDAELLHRLLAAGGPVRVKMVLGCSVLPDADSHNVVAEIRGREKPDEVVLIGAHLDSWDVGTGAHDDGAGVVMVMEAARLLKKLPQAPRRTVRVVLYMNEENGLAGGRAYAQAHAAELSKHVAAMEMDSGGGRPVGVSVRAGEGAQDLLRPWMSPLVALGAANFSSREAGGADISPLLPARVPFFGVEVDASRYFDVHHTHADTLDKVDPQDLARGTAAVAWVTYALAEMPRTLERPAAPANPFPVAPPAPTPPKSASGH, encoded by the coding sequence GTGTCCGTATCCGCCTTCGTCTTCTCCTCGTCCCTCGCGCTGAAGCTCTTGTCGGCGGCGGCGCCCGCGCCCGCGAAGGCCGCTCCGGCGGCGAAGGCGGCGGCGGTGCCGTTGTCCGTTTCGGAGAAGCTGGTGGGGCCCGCGCTCACGGAGGGGCACGCGTACGCGCGGTTGGCGGAGCTGACGGATGGGATTGGCCCGCGCCTGTCGGGTTCGGAGGGCGCGGCGGCGGCGGTGCAGTGGGCGCTGCGCTCGTTCCAGGCGGACGGGGTGAAGGCGTGGACGGAGCCGGTGAAGGTGCCGCACTGGGTGCGCGGCGAGGAGCGGGGCGAGGTGCTCGCGTCGGACAAGACGCGGGGCCATCCGCTGTTCCTGATGGCGCTGGGCGGCAGCCCTCCCACGGCGCCGGAGGGGCTGACGGCGGAGGTGGTGGAGGTGACGTCGCTGGAGGCGCTGGCGGCGCTGGGCGACTCGGTGAAGGGGAAGGTCGTCTTCTTCAACCACGCCATGGCGGTGGCGGCGGACTACGGGCGCTTCGCGGGGCTTCGCGGCCGGGGCCCGGCGCAGGCGGCGAAGCAGGGCGCGGCGGGGGCGTTGGTGCGCTCGCTGGCCACCGCGTCGCTGCGCACGCCGCACACGGGCAGCACGCGCTTCGAGGACGGGGCGCCGAGCATCCCCGCGGCGTCGGTGACGACGGAGGACGCGGAGCTGCTGCACCGGCTGCTGGCGGCGGGCGGTCCGGTGCGGGTGAAGATGGTGCTGGGCTGCTCGGTGCTGCCGGACGCGGACTCGCACAACGTGGTGGCGGAGATTCGCGGGCGCGAGAAGCCGGACGAGGTGGTGCTGATTGGCGCGCACCTGGATTCGTGGGACGTGGGCACGGGCGCGCATGACGACGGCGCGGGCGTGGTGATGGTGATGGAGGCGGCGCGGCTCTTGAAGAAGCTGCCGCAGGCGCCCCGGCGCACGGTGCGCGTGGTGCTGTACATGAACGAGGAGAACGGGCTCGCTGGCGGGCGCGCCTATGCGCAGGCGCACGCGGCCGAGCTGTCCAAGCACGTGGCGGCCATGGAGATGGACTCCGGCGGTGGCCGGCCGGTGGGCGTGAGCGTGCGCGCGGGCGAGGGGGCCCAGGACCTCCTGCGGCCCTGGATGTCGCCACTGGTGGCGCTGGGCGCGGCGAACTTCTCGTCACGTGAGGCGGGTGGGGCGGACATCAGCCCGCTGTTGCCCGCGCGGGTGCCCTTCTTCGGCGTGGAGGTGGACGCGAGCCGCTACTTCGACGTGCACCACACGCACGCGGACACGCTGGACAAGGTGGATCCGCAGGACCTGGCGCGCGGCACCGCCGCGGTGGCGTGGGTGACGTACGCGCTGGCGGAGATGCCGCGGACGCTCGAGCGCCCGGCGGCTCCGGCGAACCCGTTCCCGGTGGCTCCGCCCGCGCCCACGCCGCCGAAGTCCGCGTCGGGCCACTGA
- a CDS encoding PAS domain S-box protein, with product MLMESWAHRFFELSTELFVVLGAHGRILEANPAWETTVGWAPADLQHEGYRSFIHPEDLATVEARLEALLRVPGDTRLSFRWRCRDGTWAWLAWSVTGTSVGGPLCCTGRRMESAPVLDKLRAGGDVVEPLMPPWAMSDSLPLGLYVVDVRTGTVLYANRRFCQLWGIEAMEESLRRGVLSHGEVLEACLGAGEAAHFLRLHPRDEDGLPPQGDEAVLASGRTLRRLSTPMGTRGDASRFRLFAFEDVTERKRTEEALHRSEQSFRKLIEAAPEVIFVHREQRFIYVNPTMLKTLRYEHASELIGRSIWSIVHPDDLDLVRQRVHAVVARGELAPLREIRYLRRDGTWFDAESAGLPVDFDGVGAVVVMARDITERKRMQAQLLQSDRMVLAGTLAAGVGHEINNPLTYVLANLDSAMESIHRLGGELGRTLPDGVIAPNWSVSLKETGDLLREAHEGATRVRNIVRDLKYISRQEEERRELLDVRESLEFSLKLASSELKPRAHVLKQYEPVPPVYADASRLGQVFLNLVVNAAQAIPEGDPARHRVTLWVRPTPEGGVAVDVSDTGAGMHPSIMARIFDPFFTTKSVGVGTGLGLSICHGIIRGLGGDITVRSEPGQGTTFTVTLPPAPPDAPVREAPPAPVPSSERSGRMLVIDDEPAVGRSLARIIGKRHHVTVVSSGEEALVKLASGAEFDAIFCDLMMPGVTGMDVYERVREREPGLSLRFIFITGGSYTARARQFLERVPNPRIEKPFDAQMIQQLVGEVLAVESTDTPPA from the coding sequence ATGCTGATGGAGTCGTGGGCGCATCGCTTCTTCGAGCTGTCCACCGAGCTGTTCGTGGTGCTGGGCGCGCACGGGCGCATCCTGGAGGCGAACCCCGCCTGGGAGACGACGGTGGGGTGGGCGCCCGCGGACCTCCAGCACGAGGGGTACCGTTCCTTCATCCACCCCGAGGACCTGGCGACGGTGGAGGCGCGGCTGGAGGCGCTGCTGCGCGTGCCCGGGGACACGCGGCTGTCCTTCCGGTGGCGCTGTCGCGATGGGACGTGGGCGTGGCTGGCATGGAGCGTGACGGGCACCTCGGTGGGAGGCCCGCTCTGCTGCACCGGGCGGCGGATGGAGTCGGCGCCCGTGCTGGACAAGCTGCGCGCGGGCGGGGACGTCGTCGAGCCGCTCATGCCGCCCTGGGCCATGAGCGACAGCCTCCCCCTGGGCCTCTACGTGGTGGATGTGCGCACGGGGACGGTGCTCTACGCCAACCGTCGCTTCTGCCAGCTGTGGGGCATCGAGGCGATGGAGGAGTCGCTGCGCCGGGGCGTGCTGTCGCACGGGGAGGTGCTCGAGGCGTGCCTGGGCGCGGGCGAGGCGGCGCACTTCCTGCGGCTCCATCCCCGAGACGAGGACGGGCTGCCGCCCCAGGGCGACGAGGCGGTGCTGGCCAGCGGGCGCACCCTGCGGCGGCTGTCCACGCCCATGGGCACGCGGGGTGACGCGTCGCGCTTCCGGCTGTTCGCCTTCGAGGACGTCACCGAACGCAAGCGCACCGAGGAGGCGCTGCACCGCTCCGAGCAGAGCTTCCGCAAGCTCATCGAGGCGGCGCCGGAGGTCATCTTCGTCCACCGCGAGCAGCGCTTCATCTACGTCAACCCCACGATGCTCAAGACGCTGCGCTACGAGCACGCCAGCGAGCTCATCGGCCGGTCCATTTGGAGCATCGTCCACCCGGACGACCTGGACCTGGTGCGCCAGCGCGTGCACGCGGTGGTGGCGCGGGGGGAGCTGGCGCCGCTGCGGGAGATTCGCTACCTGCGCCGGGACGGCACCTGGTTCGACGCGGAGAGCGCGGGCCTGCCAGTGGACTTCGACGGAGTCGGCGCGGTGGTGGTGATGGCGCGCGACATCACCGAGCGCAAGCGCATGCAGGCGCAGCTGCTCCAGTCGGACCGCATGGTGCTGGCGGGCACGCTCGCGGCGGGCGTGGGCCACGAAATCAACAACCCGTTGACGTACGTGCTGGCCAACCTCGACTCGGCGATGGAGTCCATCCACCGGCTGGGGGGCGAGCTGGGCCGCACCCTCCCGGACGGGGTCATCGCGCCCAACTGGTCCGTGTCGCTCAAGGAGACGGGGGACCTGCTGCGCGAGGCGCACGAGGGCGCCACGCGGGTGCGCAACATCGTGAGGGACCTGAAGTACATCTCGCGCCAGGAGGAGGAGCGGCGCGAGCTGCTCGACGTGCGCGAGTCGCTGGAGTTCTCGCTCAAGCTGGCCTCCAGCGAGCTGAAGCCCCGCGCCCACGTCCTCAAGCAGTACGAGCCGGTGCCGCCGGTGTACGCGGACGCGTCGCGGCTGGGGCAGGTGTTCCTCAATCTGGTGGTGAACGCGGCGCAGGCCATCCCCGAGGGGGACCCGGCGCGCCACCGCGTCACCTTGTGGGTGCGCCCCACGCCCGAGGGGGGCGTGGCGGTGGACGTGAGCGACACGGGCGCCGGCATGCACCCCAGCATCATGGCGCGCATCTTCGACCCCTTCTTCACCACCAAGTCGGTGGGGGTGGGCACGGGGTTGGGGCTCTCCATCTGCCACGGCATCATCCGGGGGCTGGGCGGCGACATCACCGTGCGCAGCGAGCCGGGCCAGGGCACGACCTTCACGGTGACGCTGCCGCCCGCGCCGCCCGACGCGCCGGTGCGGGAGGCGCCGCCGGCGCCCGTCCCCTCGTCGGAGCGCAGCGGGCGGATGCTGGTCATCGACGACGAGCCCGCGGTGGGGCGCTCGCTGGCGCGCATCATCGGCAAGCGGCACCATGTGACGGTGGTGAGCAGCGGCGAGGAGGCGCTGGTGAAGCTGGCCAGCGGGGCGGAGTTCGACGCCATCTTCTGCGACCTGATGATGCCGGGCGTCACGGGCATGGACGTCTACGAGCGGGTGCGCGAGCGCGAGCCGGGCCTGAGCCTGCGCTTCATCTTCATCACCGGGGGTTCGTACACGGCCCGGGCGCGGCAGTTCCTGGAGCGAGTCCCCAACCCGCGCATCGAGAAGCCCTTCGACGCGCAGATGATTCAGCAGCTGGTGGGAGAGGTGCTGGCGGTGGAGTCCACGGACACGCCGCCGGCCTGA